The proteins below come from a single bacterium genomic window:
- a CDS encoding M1 family metallopeptidase → MSFRYLFFITLTGLSVIAQEKIFEKPLSPRIANYDLRAELKPELKTVEASWNLHWWNASRDTVKELQFHLYLNAFRNERSTFIRESGGRHRSGEIKLDSANWGYILIKNLAMAGGENLTTRIEYIAPDDGNKDDRTVMRVPLSRPIPPGGDIRLTCDFTSKLPRVYARTGFTEDEFYLIGQWFPKIGVWENGAWNCHQFHSNSEFYADFGVYTMELTVPKKYVVGANAVLMEKKALNDSTNLFRYRQEDVIDAVWTAYPHFKELQQTVTIKETGRQVVVTYLVPPERLWVMPKYYATSEAMFNYYQEWYGAYPYPNLTIVDMPVGEEMTAGGMEYPTLVTTGSYFGWPFINKYIVPNHWLETVTFHEFGHNYFQSIVATNEFEHPWMDEGFTQYTEARASVRFAKENNIAYEMADIFGIPFNVLAYNRSSYTSRPKDGVIEAFSWNIPESFYQPAAYAKPALVLETLQRHLGDAMWNKVMRTYFERYSFKHPKPRDFYAVVNEVTGKDFMWYFDQFVNKPVTVDYQIAGIFNEEIHASRGWFGEGNDLSFTGSDASDSLKQYRSGFSVRNMGDGYFPTKILVCFADGDSIVETWDGQYAPQEFVYHGKAKIKSVHIDPDRVNLLDINWTNNSRVLERDEVGIQRYITRFLFWLQNIGQVLAVLV, encoded by the coding sequence ATGAGTTTCCGTTATTTGTTTTTTATTACTCTGACCGGTTTATCGGTGATAGCGCAGGAAAAAATTTTTGAAAAACCGTTGAGCCCGCGTATTGCCAACTATGATTTGCGGGCGGAATTGAAGCCGGAACTGAAAACCGTCGAGGCATCGTGGAATCTGCATTGGTGGAATGCCAGTCGTGATACGGTAAAGGAATTGCAATTTCACCTTTACCTCAATGCATTTCGCAATGAAAGATCTACTTTTATTCGTGAAAGCGGAGGACGGCATCGTTCCGGTGAGATTAAACTGGATTCGGCCAATTGGGGTTATATCCTCATAAAAAATTTGGCGATGGCCGGCGGAGAAAACCTCACGACGCGTATCGAATACATCGCACCGGATGACGGAAACAAGGACGATCGTACGGTAATGCGTGTTCCGCTGAGTCGCCCGATACCTCCGGGCGGAGATATTCGGCTTACCTGCGATTTCACATCCAAACTGCCGCGCGTGTATGCACGTACGGGTTTTACGGAAGATGAGTTTTATCTCATCGGTCAATGGTTTCCCAAAATCGGGGTATGGGAAAACGGAGCGTGGAATTGCCATCAGTTTCACTCCAATTCTGAATTCTATGCCGACTTCGGCGTTTATACGATGGAGCTAACCGTTCCAAAAAAATACGTCGTCGGCGCCAATGCCGTGCTTATGGAAAAGAAAGCGCTCAACGACAGTACCAATCTATTCCGCTATCGTCAGGAAGATGTAATTGATGCCGTCTGGACAGCGTATCCTCACTTTAAGGAACTTCAGCAAACAGTGACGATCAAAGAAACAGGGCGGCAGGTCGTCGTGACGTATTTAGTTCCTCCGGAACGCCTTTGGGTAATGCCCAAATATTATGCGACATCCGAAGCGATGTTCAATTATTATCAAGAGTGGTACGGCGCGTATCCCTATCCCAATCTGACGATCGTAGATATGCCTGTAGGTGAAGAAATGACAGCCGGCGGTATGGAGTATCCGACACTTGTCACGACGGGTTCTTATTTCGGATGGCCTTTTATCAATAAATATATCGTGCCCAACCATTGGCTGGAGACTGTGACGTTTCATGAATTCGGCCATAATTATTTTCAAAGTATCGTAGCAACCAATGAATTTGAACATCCGTGGATGGATGAAGGATTTACGCAATATACCGAAGCGCGTGCATCCGTTCGTTTTGCAAAGGAGAATAATATTGCTTACGAAATGGCGGATATTTTCGGTATTCCTTTCAACGTATTGGCCTATAATCGAAGCAGCTATACGAGCCGACCCAAAGACGGTGTGATCGAAGCTTTTTCGTGGAATATTCCGGAATCTTTTTATCAGCCTGCGGCCTATGCCAAACCGGCGCTTGTTTTGGAAACACTGCAACGCCACCTCGGTGATGCGATGTGGAATAAAGTCATGCGCACGTATTTTGAACGTTACAGTTTCAAGCATCCCAAACCGCGCGATTTTTATGCGGTGGTCAATGAAGTGACCGGGAAGGATTTTATGTGGTATTTTGATCAGTTTGTCAATAAACCGGTAACCGTAGATTATCAGATAGCAGGGATATTTAATGAAGAAATACATGCGTCCCGGGGCTGGTTTGGCGAGGGTAATGATCTGAGTTTTACCGGCAGCGATGCATCGGATTCACTAAAACAATACCGAAGCGGATTTTCCGTACGCAATATGGGCGATGGTTATTTTCCGACGAAAATTTTGGTTTGTTTTGCCGACGGCGATTCCATTGTCGAGACATGGGACGGTCAATACGCGCCCCAGGAATTTGTTTACCATGGTAAGGCGAAAATCAAATCGGTGCATATTGATCCGGATCGCGTCAATTTATTGGATATCAACTGGACCAATAATAGCCGCGTGCTTGAGCGGGACGAAGTCGGAATTCAGCGCTATATTACGCGTTTTCTTTTTTGGTTACAAAATATCGGCCAGGTGTTGGCCGTATTAGTTTAA